CTGACTTGCTGGGATGACATGCAGTCGGATGTTAGTGATACCATCAGTTCATACTGGTAGGTGGGGCCTTCCTTTGGTTGGGACCTTTCAGATCTCTGCCTGGAATTTCAACTCACATGTCTGATCTTCTGAGGTGAAGGAAACTTTGGACAGATTCAAACCAAATCCCCTAATTTTTCAGATCTGGAGTCTGAATTCCAGGAGGGGAAAGCATAGCTCAAGGTTAAATAGTGAATGAATGCTTGGGTTGGGACAACCCACTCCCTTCCGAGGCCCAGAGAGTTAGGGCTCTTTCCACCACACCACACTGCTTCCCTGTCTTCTACCTGAAAAATACTTCCCTTTTTTAACCCTGGAGCTGTATCTTCCCAACAGACAGAAGGACACGTATACTACTTAATACCCTTTGCGAGTTCAGTCTTgttctaacattttctttttgcccAAGTGTTGGGACGAATGGATGAAATACCATTTTCTTCTGCAGGCCAAGAGAAATTTCTCAGTCTGAACCACTGTATAAGAAAACGGATAACACATTCTCAAGAGGAAAGGTGTTTGTATCCACATACTGGAATTTATCCACCATGACTGATATGGTGGTGTTGACTGGCAAGTAGTCCAGCAAGAATTGGGAGAGATTCTGGTATATGTTTTTGGTTTGTATTCCAGACTCGCACACTGTTACCAGGGCCTGTTTTTTGACCTCTGTGTTGACGAGGAGCTCCAACTTCAGGTCCATGGAATGATTTGAGCATTGAACCAGAAACTGCAGCTGGCAGATGATGAAATACCATCCTGGGAACTGGATCACCAGATTCCCATCCTGGTATCTGACGCCATGGACTATTCCATCTTTGTTCCAAGACAACTTGGTATTGTTGAGATGCTTGGACACTGGAAAgtataaaaaagagaattattaACCACATCGAGGGTACAAATTAGAGCACTCTGTCTTTGTTCAAGGTTCCCATTTAAGAGCCATGTTTTCTATCATGTTGCCTGATGACCCAGCCATCTGAATATCTTTCATGTGACTCCTTCTAAGGTCTACTTATTATTCAAGGCACAAGTAGAAAATTacctctcttcctttccaatGCTCAAAGCTAGAGGGCCACAACACTCACAGTAGTGCACTCTACCTACTATGGAATGTTTCCCCCATTGCCTATTATCATATTATGTTACGATGTTATGATTATTATCTTTCCCTTTTTAGACTATAAGCTCCTTGACTGTATTCTGCAGAAGAACTGAATGTCATGTTTATTTATCATGAATGAGCAGTTAGTGTGTGACTACTGTTTGGGAGAGATTAAGGAAAGTGTCAGAGAAAGGACATTCTATACTGGGCAGTTAAGAACCAATTCAGGTATCAAGTTGTCCAATAGACTCTCCACTAAGATGTACGCATTATctgattatttgaatttttgaatgTCCCTTCTTTCCAAAGGGTAGCCAAACATAATTGCACAGGCCCCTCGGGTGTACAGTAAGGGGCTCTGCCATCTGGGATTTGTAGAAAAGCAGAGAATTAGCAGACCCTTCAAGCTGACATGTTTATGTCAGAAGCCAAGTCTCTGGGAGCTAACAGATAAAAGCCAACACTGACTGACAGGGTGCCTTTTAATTGCTTATATACTTTTCCTTTCAATTTCATTGCAATTCAATTGAAAGGTAAGAACTAATCTATGtgcaaaattgaatttttaaaatgagcaaaatagCTATTCAGAGAATCCTGGCCATTTCCTCCATATCTCATTCTTTTGCAGTGTAAGTGcctcttatttcatttatcaGGAGCCTCTTACATGGCAAAGCATTTTGCAGTATGCAAATAGGTCCTGTGCCAACATGTTCATTAAGCTGTCAATCTGGGGACAAGACAATTTTGTGGTTCCCTTGTGAATAACTTTATAGAGGAGAGATTAGGAGCCGGGTCCCTTTGCATTAGGAAAAGAACTGTGTACTTGGCTGAAACTGGTAGGTACTTGGATAGAAAGGGGTgatggtgggggaggtggggacaggggTCAAAAATGCCTCCAGAGATGGGTAGGCAACATGAaggggctgaggaaagaggagacTTGTGGCTCTGGAACTCAACACTCTCTCCTTGGGGAAGGCATTCAAATTCAAATGCTGAAAGGTCTTGTGTGCAGGCAATCCAGAACACGCTGCAGGTCACACTGGGCCAGCCGTTGGCCTCTAGTTGGGACTTCTGCTTAGAAGTTGCTGAAAGGCCACATGTGGCCTCCATGTGGCTGGCTGTCATGGATTTGGCTACTGACCTTGGAGATAGGCCCATGACTTCTTGAATGGAGCCCTTTTCAGGATACATAAGAGGTCTTCTGAGCAATTTCCTAAAAACAAGGAGATACACATGAATTGCCTCTGCTGCTCTGGGCACTGACGTCACTGGATCTTTTCCCCTGACTTTGTGACGGGGACAGTTACTGTTTTGCTTCTAAGTAAAAGGAAAACTTCTTTAGTTCTTGTGCTGTCAAATATCTCAGGAGTTgtacttttctaaaatttatttttattgagggtTTCCTCTTTGGCTTTTATAGGAGACTGTAGAAGGAATATGATCTGAATTCTCATAATGTGCCAGAggcctttctcttccctcctcagaTTTTACCTTGTGTGGTCTTTGTGTCTAATCCATGAAAATGGCCTTATTAAGTGCCTCTGACAGTTGGGAGAACCCTGGGGATCAGATACATGCTATCCATTGTCCTAAGTCACTCACACAGGTAGTGGCTGTCAAAATTTGAATAGTGATACTGATTATTTCCATCTTACCTGCTGCATGCGTGTAGGACCCTGCTCTGTGTATTTTCACCGGTGTTATCTAATCTTGTTCTCAGACTAACCCTGCAGAGTTATCCACGATGCCTGAAGATGGTCAATGATAGACTCAAAGTCAAACAAGTGTGAGGAAATGCTGACATTCTCCACGACTGTCTGACCAAGTTAGGCCACGTTTCCTATTCTGGGCCATTTTGCTAGACGACAAAGATAAAACATCTTTTTActcaattttaagaaggaaaaggatTAAAGATATCTTAGCAGGAGCTTCCTTGACAGGGAAAAACAGCAATGATGGCATTAAAGTATTATAgtgtttaagaaatttattttttaatattttaatatgtttatcaGAGATGAGAGATTAACTCTTTCTTATTATAGTAATCATTTTGTATGCAAAGAACTACCCAAACATTTCCTGCCAATGGCTTCCTGGGCTCTCATGGACTCAACTTATTTGGAACaaatctcttctcttctcttagCCTCCGTTTCCTACTTTGTAAAACTGGGAGATCTCTAAATTGACCTTGACATCATTTGATGATGTCATCAGAGATGACCACTCAGTCCATCCATCAGAGCCCAGGAACCCATTGACTCATCCAATGGGGTGGCCACACCCTGGCTTGTTTGCTCCCTGAGTGTTCTATTTGGGCTTACAAACTTCTCCATTGCCCTCTCTGCTCGGGCCTGAGAAAGTCCCTGCTGGCTTCTTCAAAGCTCTTTGGGGCCTTGAAGTGGTTAGAGTGAAGCGAAGAGTTCCCTCTGCTGTCTGAGCCGGCTCACTGCTGGAGGCTCCCCCAGCTGGGGGCCCTTGATCCACAAAGAGCTTCTGGCCCAAAGCCCCTTTGGTGGCAAGGGCTGGTGGGCCAGCTGCAATCTGGGCCACGTGCTTCTCTCATCCCTCAGCCAGCGTGCGAGTCCTCTGCCACAGCCCACACCCACACTGTTGGGTGTGTAGAATCAGAACCACAGCACGGAAAGCAGCTTGTTCTCCCTTAGAGGTTGTCACCTTCATGAGACAGTCCCCTGGCCCAGCCTCCTCTTTGGGGCTGTCGAGCAAAAAGGCAGAAGGAACTGCAGGGAGGTACGTCTGCCCGAATCTTTGCTTGGAATCCCTCTCTGACGTCTCCTGCTGCATGACCAGGCCTGACTCCTCGGCAAGGCCTTTGTAGGCCCTCGTGTTCTGACCTCTCCAGGTTTACCCCTCACCTTCGCCCTTCCCTTTTCACTCTCTGTCCTCCTACTAATAATCATCACCATAACAACAGCCGGAATAGTAATATTGATAACAATAACGAATGTATGTGCAATGATGGCTGTTTTCTAGGTACTCTGCAAAGCACATTATggaaattatttcacttaattttcatGAGAAATTTCCATGAGAGAACTAGCTGGTGGCAGGGTGGAGGCTCAAACTCGGGCTGTGCAGACTCGAATGCCTGGGCGGCTCCTGACTTCTCTATTGGAGTTTGGGTGCATGCTAGCTTTCTATTCCACCTTGGCACCCGCTGCTCCCTCTACCTGGAATCCCCACCTCCCTCAGGCCGGTCACCGTGGGAACACAACCTGGCAGTCCTGTCCTCCAGGAGACCTTCTCTGCCCCTTGCTCTGTTTGCTTATTTTCCTGTAAACCCTCAGGGCAGAGACTACAATTTATCCATCCCCACTGCCCTGAGCAGGACAAGCCCTGTCAATGTTTGTTGAATGGAATCTTCTAAAtcatctcttttatttcccttgtgGAGACCAGTTCAATGAGTAGGATGGATGGAGAAGGGTGTTTGGTCTGCTTTTCCTCCCACGGCTGGAATACACAGGCCTCATTCTTCCAAGGGCTGCAGGTCAGAGGAGTTAGGAAGACAAGAATCGTGCCTGGGGTGAAGTCAGTATTATCAAGTCAGACACAGGCTCTGCCACTGGCCAAAGGGCCCCTCTGTCCTTGGCACCTGTGACACCTGCCTCAGGTGAGCTTCCACAAACAAACCAGCAGTGACCGGTGACAAGCCCAGGCTTGCCCCTCACACATGCAGGTtcttggttgttgttgtttttcccctttgttcTTCACATGTTTAGTGGGGTGACCTCAGCTGTGATTCTGAGAAACccaaggatggaaaaaaaaaagcccttattTTGAAGCATTTGCATTTCCTGAAGTCAAATGGCATGACACAGTTTAGTTTTTCTTAAAGAGTGTTTTAGATGGCGTCTAGCTAAAGGAAAAACACAGCTTCTTTCAAGAATGCTAATACCAACCGGgctctgtggcacacacctgtgatcccagtggttcaggaggcttggcagaagttcagagccagcctcagcaatttagtgaggttctaagcaacttagtgagaccctgtttcaaagttaaaaaaaaaatagaaattagaaagggttgagatatagctcagtggttaagcgcccctgggttcaactccctggttccaaaaaaaaaaaaagatattaccaGAGCAAGCAGGACACCAGAGGGGCTATTGAGGGTGGGGAGCAAGACCCCAGAGGAGGGCACAATCTCTGTTGACAAGGCTGCCAGCAGGAAGACAGTGCAGCCTGATCTCTGGGGTCTGATCACTAAGGCTCCAAGTGGAAGTTGAGGAGGTAAAATCTTGACCAATGCCACTCTCATAGCCATGTGGTTGTGGAAAGACCTACATGAAGGATACCCAAGTCGTGCTCTATGTCGCAGAGCTGGATGCTCAGGTATTTGACCAGTCAGGGCTGCTTTGGGGGTTGTGAGGCAGATGTCAAGAGCTAGATAACATTCTGTGGATCATCAGCCGTGTAGCTTGTCTCCTCATCACCCTGCGGGTCCATGATAGGTCTTCCTTTTTTGGTATAAAAACAAGAAGGAGCGACTTATCAAAGGATAGGTTTCTTCATGCAGCTGGAACCTGGCAATGTCCCTAGAGTTTTGAGGACTGGGAGCATGCGTAGCAACACATCTTCTTGTTTCCCAATGGATGTGATGTCTGGAGGAGTTtagtttaaaaaaacagaatgtgaGGTCGGGGAAATGAGAACTGTCTACAGGGAGTGGCTAAACCGATGACCTGGGAGTGAGCCTCTCAGAAGTCCTCTTTCTGGGCTCTTGTGTCCCTATCTAGATGTTGAACAGTGTGGACTGGGATCAAGAAGGGACTCTGTAGCTCTTTCTGGTAGGCTGTGTGGTCTCGGCTGTCCCCTGCCAGGGCTGCTGTGGGGGTCAGGGGCTGGGCACAGAAAGTGGGCcccatttctgtctctatgggCATATTGCTCAGCCCATAGTAGGAAGCTGTGTTCACACACTCAAATTTTCAGATCCCAGAAGTGATAGAAAACAGAACATTCTAGCTCTGGGGCAATCTAAGTAATGAAGAGTCTGGTTCTGTTAGAATTTGCATGTTTTTTAGAAATGGAAGTTCCCTAAGAAGGCACCTGGTCCAGGTTTGAAAGGACATAACTCATTTGCTCTCCAATGTCACACCCCTAACAAGCTGGTCCTAGTTAACCCAGAGTGGGTGACAGAGGCAGGGCCAGAGCCCTGGGCTCCACATTCCTTTTGTGGGAATATTCGGTCTTTCAGATAATCAAAGCACTCTGTGTATTCCTCTGAGGATCAATGTCTTCATATGCATGAAGTTTGCATGTTGTATTTTGTCTCCAAACTCCTGACTCTTTTAGAGAGATCATGGGCTTTCTGTGGCTTTGGAAGGTTGGAGAGAAAGATGTGCCCAGGAATCCCTACTGGCCAGTTGCACAGCGTAGAGAGGGAGAAACAGAGATTGCTCAAGGTAGTTGAGAGGATTATGCTCTAGAAGGTCAGGATTCTGGCAACCTTGAACTAGGCCCCACTTTGAGATATAGTATGAGGGACAGAGAGGGATATTAGATGTCATATTCACAGAGGTCCTAGTTTTAGGAGTGGAAG
This portion of the Ictidomys tridecemlineatus isolate mIctTri1 chromosome 4, mIctTri1.hap1, whole genome shotgun sequence genome encodes:
- the Tnfsf8 gene encoding tumor necrosis factor ligand superfamily member 8; its protein translation is MDPGLQRARSPGAPGPDPAMHVPPEPVASHLGTTTRNYFCFTTATLALCLIFTVATIMVLVVQRTDSVPSPPDNFPLKGGNCSEDLLCILKRAPFKKSWAYLQVSKHLNNTKLSWNKDGIVHGVRYQDGNLVIQFPGWYFIICQLQFLVQCSNHSMDLKLELLVNTEVKKQALVTVCESGIQTKNIYQNLSQFLLDYLPVNTTISVMVDKFQYVDTNTFPLENVLSVFLYSGSD